aaactctaactatacatgatgagatcaaaaaaaaaaaaaaacgaataaaCAAAATGGATCGAAAGTCGACAAGGTTTTtctttgtcgaccttgccgactaaaatatagtcggcgGGGTATTAGGTTGAATAccgtgccgacttttcatctttgaaatcaacagTTACAGGGTCGTCACGGTATTCAACcttataccctgccgactatattttagtcggcacGATATTCATCTTTATACTTGCCGACTATAATTTAGccggcaggttatgaaattaataccttgcccaataatcatgcatttgtaacacctttctctgtatgtcagAAATTCTATAGTCGGCAGGTTTTTTTTGTCGATCTTGCCGACTATAAGGTAGCCGACAaggtaaaaaatcaataagatgccaattagtgaagcatttacaacagtctcctatgtgtcaaaaaaataataaagtcggcatCTTCTTCGTTCGCCGACCTTGCCGGCCGGATAAAGTCGGCATGTTAttcatccgtagaccttgccggccagatatagtcggcatgttcttcattcgtcgaccctgccgacttttcatagtttcagaactgaaagtgttgatttcttctttaattttgagtatgatttcatacattagctttgcaatcccctttttagaaaTGTTTGGGTAGTATGTTCTGATTTtcgttgcaaaaaaaattctcgaaacaatttttttcatcaaaaatcttcccacatgagttcaatcaaaaacaaaatttgataacttaaattcataagttttaatctacttaattaattcatttacactcaattaattaacctaatcaaaaATTTTAGTATTAATTAAATAAAGATATATTAGCTATTTAAAAAATACAAGGTTAAAGAGTAGCCTGTTTTACTTCAGAATAACCTGGTTTTTAtcttattaggtataccccagttaatttgggtattaccccaatcaagccaggttttTCTGCTTGTCAATGAATTTTTCTAGTGAGTTTAGCTTTTGAACTTCAGATAGCATATTCCACCTCCCAAACTTAAGATACAGGCCTTCAGCCCATTGACCCATTTCAACAACATATTCCCCCACCCAAACTTAAGATACGGGCTTCCGGCCCATTTCTAAATGTTGTTATTATAACATCACCAGCCATGTTGGCCTATTATAAATGCGGAAGCACTACTTTTTCACGGCGTAAATGGCTGAACACTTGCAACAGTCACGTCGAAACCGATATAGGCAGATATAAGGCTTTGTAAAGGTCGGAAAGCTTAGAATTCCAGCAAGATCAACTACATCTACAACTAATAATTTAGAAAGATATAATAAAGATACCAAGCCCAAGTCTGTAAAAATGTACAGACCCCTTCTCTCCATACATCAATGACCAGAAGAAAATAACTCTTCCTTGTTACAGTGACTTTCTTTGGTAGGACGAATCGGCTACCGGATTTTACAGACATTTCACCTTTTGATGGTAGCGCGGTGGTTGCATGCCAATGTTTACTGATCTCGGGTTTCTTAGACTGCACTGTGATCAGCTTCAGAAAAGATAACTACTAAATTTTCTCAGGTCACAACTCATCATCGTCCATTGTTTCATGACCATCTTGAAGTACTGGAAAAGGAAGTTGCCCAAGATAACCGGCTCCTGCCTGTCCTATTCCCTCAGCCATCTTCGATCTTACCACCTGCCACAGATTAGAGTTTTTCACTAAAAACATGGAAGTCGAACACTGTAATTAATGTTAATAGTGACTCGGGATTGTATTAAAAGGTTGCAAAGGAACGAGCCAAAACCTTCTCGATTTCGTCGCATAGAAGAGGATTCTCTCTCAGGAACTGTAGGGCTTTATCTCTACCCTGTCCCAACCTGTAATGAGACGATTATAACCCACATTGAAATGGAGTTGTTCTTAGTACGGGTACTCAAAAAAGAGACAGATAATCACCAACCCTTATTTATTAGCCTGGTAATAAATTTTAAAGTCCGGTACACAAATTTGAATAATGGAATTAAGAAAATAACAGTTGATCCAATAGTTAGAATTAACCTAACACGGATCATATTAATCTACAAGAAGATCAAAGATCACACACCGAAGTGGATGCTGAATGTACATGGCTTTACAGGCTTTAATAGAACACAACATCGAATTGATGAGTAAAGATATGATTATCTGACGGAGGCTTACACTTTACATAGATGGTGGAGGACATACCTGTGATCCCCATAGCTATACCAAGAACCTTTTTTTAGTACAGcctccatcatctctgcacaaTCTAAGACACAGCCCTATAGACGAAATCGATAATCCACAGTGAGGTTTTAAAatcaaaacataaaataaaagatGAAGCAAGAGAAATATGATTTTTGTTACAGCATACTGACCAGTTTGCTCACTCCCTCCCCAAATATTATCTCAAATTCAGCTTGCTTGTAGGGCCTTGATACCTAAATACAAACACGTCAGAGAAAAATAAGTTAACATATATGCTTGagaaatatcaatcaatttaagAGATGATCTCACCATTATATTTTCATAAACAATTGAGCAACTTTTGTACTGCAAAGTAAACCTAGCCGGGATCACAAAAGGGTGGCCACAAACTTCCAGTAAGAAGAATGTAACGAAAACCCACACACTTCTGGGAAACTAATTTTACACTAATAAAAATTTACGGAAGTGTTTCCGTGAGTACAGAATTGGCATCCACTATTATATTATAATTACTGTAAGATTACCTTGCTTTTCTGCACCCTCACTCGAACCTTAAGTCCAATATCTTCATCTCCCTTGACCTGCACAGATGTGGGATATCAGTAATAGATACTTAGAGATTCATAATGTCTAGTGGTTTAAATATATACACATCGAGGGCTTGTTTAAGAGGTGTTAATGGGCTTACAGATTTTATCTTCCCCGTAGCACGTATATCAAGTCGAAGAGATGCAAAGAATTTTAGAGCAATTCCGCCACTTGTGACTTCAGGGTTCCCGTAAAACACGCCAATCTTGGaaagtgcaaaaaaaaaacaaaaaagtaaaTGAACTGATATCATATAACATATGTGCAGCAAGCATGAGCATAGTGGACAGCAATAATCAGAAAATGGCAATGGAATACGCTTGGATTATTTTATGACTCAATTTTTTGATTATTAGTGTCTTAACAGATACAAGGTTGGGTTTATTTCTACATAAAGGTTTTGAAAGAGAGGGAAAAAATAGGGATCATCTGTCACCCACATATTCACCCATCCTCTTCTATCGCTCATAAACAAAAGGAATCATagaaataaataatttatttttgtttaaaaaaaagaagaagatagccAGCTAGCTAGAACAGATAGATGTACAAGTAAAAGAGTATATGTGACcttattgagaaaaaaaaaattaacagacTGGCAGCTGTTGATGGATCATGGATGGGTGTCTACTCCTTGTTAAACTAGCAGACGCTGCAGGACACACTGGTATGCCTTATATTAACAGTTCAAACTTCTTAGAGTAAGTGGTTGTTACATGTTACGCGTTACTTGGTTACAGCGCTGcttggttttgagtgtacatgAGGTAGAGTGGGGATGGGTGTCCCTTTACTCCCAACTCACAATGCTCTGGGTAAAGACATTGTTACAGCATTACTTGGTTTTGAGCGTAAGCGATTGATATGATCAAGAATCAATCAAACCAGAAGATCATAACCATTTAAACCTCCCTGGTAATCAGTAGAAAAGATGATCATCACCAGTCCCACTGGAATCTACGATATTTTACATACCTTATgtcttatttgattcaagaaaatgagAGTGCATCCAGCTTTGGAGGCGTTGCCTGACATCTTACGCAATGCTTGGCTCATAAGGCGGGCCTGTAAACCCATTTGCTGCATTCCAATCTCCCCCTGCACAAAAATAACCACAACAGAATATTACAGAATCCACACTCTCCTCAGTCCCTGAACAACAAGCAAAAGACCAGAAGAAGGACCTAACCTCAATTTCAGCTCTTGGAGTCAAGGCTGAGACAGAATCGATACA
This is a stretch of genomic DNA from Papaver somniferum cultivar HN1 chromosome 1, ASM357369v1, whole genome shotgun sequence. It encodes these proteins:
- the LOC113278637 gene encoding DNA repair protein recA homolog 1, chloroplastic-like: MDSVCPVKTHVFHSINHNPVFLLSPLKFQVSRFIRFSSSKLRSNSKQKRARCEFDIKGNGALSGDSDPRFIDRQKALEAAMNDINSSFGKGSVTRLGSAGGALVETFPSGCLTLDFALGGGLPKGRIVEIYGPESSGKTTLALHAIAEVQKLGGNAMLVDAEHAFDPAYSRALGVDIENLIVCQPDHGEMALETADRMCRSGAIDLICIDSVSALTPRAEIEGEIGMQQMGLQARLMSQALRKMSGNASKAGCTLIFLNQIRHKIGVFYGNPEVTSGGIALKFFASLRLDIRATGKIKSVKGDEDIGLKVRVRVQKSKVSRPYKQAEFEIIFGEGVSKLGCVLDCAEMMEAVLKKGSWYSYGDHRLGQGRDKALQFLRENPLLCDEIEKVVRSKMAEGIGQAGAGYLGQLPFPVLQDGHETMDDDEL